A single genomic interval of Nonomuraea rubra harbors:
- a CDS encoding NACHT domain-containing protein: MTDYRLDGLSPRSFEHFVQALCIKTITETTTPFGDGPDGGREATFDGPTKYGVDSGQWNGYGVIQAKFLQRPSNSTADGRWVLKELKAELAKYAKRDSNRQMDYYILATNVALTSVSRTGSKDKVFRELRQFARKHQLKDVDVWDYDKLRILLDNNKDVREAYMAWVTPGDVLAELAQTLQSQRPDYRYLIARFLQKELRVDQFAKLEQAGHSADEAIPLSQVFVDVPVAAEPHPDLTIDSPHGMQASKDLYFADLIIRESSLHCRQDDWQDNSERARPVGRHVLIGGPGQGKTTVGQYICQVFRAALLVDLPDGTVEHEPAAIVAAIKKQWDDGLLAKPGARRIPFRVVLSEFAKSLADKQTTSVLGYLTNVFNMRTDGDLRIRDFQSLLAAYPSILIFDGLDEVPASTNRDQVLGAIKDFWADIASSKLTGSDIDVLVVATSRPQGYNEEFSPKFYSHHWMTHLSPNQAIEYGSKLAEVRFSGDVDRVEKIKRRIRRAAENEATARLMRSPLQVTILTLLLDRMGQPPQERWPLFDEYFKLIYHREIERDIPAAAVLREYKTDIITVHRQVGLLLQVEAERSGGTDAKLTIGQFQKIVECHLHEEGHESESLSTLVASIIEAAAHRLVFLVGLEQGQVGFEIRSLQEFMAAEGLMAADDKMTQNRLKAIAGNTNWRNVFLFATGKCFFDRQYLRDTIHAVCSELNDDIEDRVARYTLAGSELALDVLEEGSARRQPRWNRMLTRTALRLLDDQFTDWAPRLANVWQKETSDVFLSEIRSRIGGSDPNAANNAWVCLSYLAEHDADFALLFANLLDSRNIDEELFQTLLVDGNHDSASLNGFLAGRILDYPASALARAQGPIRVAGLDDARQTWVSTPSAPDWLGPLANLLWFPSRKSGDKSIRITSGRKLLLVGRFPPILPTRLSEAIDTFPGGDQGWDAIRAYLDFMKSPNSDNLAKVLISAAREADYYVVFKIASLAPWPLAEALIAFWDPDSTEALVSAASSGALGDIDDWLTWQQDWFGRGVHLQQLHDGDIMRSGIAGKPWFPIRLLERESHNIPYPKDPRNLINAAIESPAGRVREFLASMALSPRGRASIVFDASFAALLDGVFETSPMLGVQLLCQVSPDALRKSRWVEAIAKSIRRNSSLHLMFLHDINERRYGDIMQQAWLDHPQEKELLLALSYVGNSLEPHALFLEKLIKLDTSEISIEVRLARIMLLLRCGYWNESLIAELRECEEDNPKELSEALHILLLAFSSSGSAKEDILVNLYESGILHTRWTGLAIRILREKMRSRQSVLTRIAAWGELGFSRELSQLIASDFQARK, encoded by the coding sequence GTGACCGACTACCGTCTCGACGGGCTAAGCCCTCGTAGCTTCGAGCACTTCGTACAGGCTCTATGCATAAAGACGATAACAGAGACGACCACTCCTTTTGGAGACGGTCCTGACGGAGGTCGCGAGGCAACCTTCGACGGTCCAACCAAGTATGGTGTCGATTCCGGTCAATGGAACGGCTATGGCGTCATTCAGGCGAAATTCCTCCAACGCCCAAGCAATTCGACCGCGGATGGTCGATGGGTACTTAAGGAACTCAAAGCCGAGTTAGCGAAGTATGCTAAGCGAGACTCTAACCGGCAAATGGACTACTACATTTTGGCTACCAACGTTGCTCTAACTTCTGTTTCTCGTACCGGAAGCAAGGACAAAGTTTTCAGAGAGCTTCGCCAATTTGCCAGGAAGCATCAGCTAAAAGATGTAGACGTATGGGACTATGACAAGCTTCGCATCCTCCTCGATAATAACAAGGATGTGCGTGAAGCGTATATGGCATGGGTGACACCAGGTGACGTTTTGGCAGAACTGGCCCAGACACTGCAGTCTCAGCGACCCGATTATCGCTACTTAATTGCTCGGTTCTTACAGAAGGAGCTACGTGTTGACCAATTTGCCAAATTGGAGCAGGCAGGCCATTCGGCCGATGAGGCAATACCGCTTTCGCAGGTATTCGTAGACGTACCAGTGGCAGCGGAGCCGCATCCTGACCTAACAATCGATAGCCCTCATGGTATGCAAGCCAGCAAAGACCTATACTTTGCGGATCTCATTATCCGTGAATCATCCCTCCACTGTCGACAGGATGATTGGCAGGATAATTCTGAAAGAGCGCGGCCAGTTGGACGGCACGTTCTCATTGGAGGACCAGGGCAGGGAAAGACAACAGTCGGGCAGTATATATGTCAAGTATTTCGCGCAGCGCTGTTGGTTGATCTCCCAGATGGAACTGTTGAGCATGAGCCGGCAGCCATAGTAGCTGCGATTAAAAAACAATGGGATGACGGTCTTCTTGCCAAGCCTGGAGCGCGTCGAATCCCATTTCGGGTAGTCCTAAGCGAATTTGCTAAAAGTCTTGCCGATAAGCAAACTACCAGTGTCTTGGGATACCTAACTAATGTCTTCAACATGAGAACAGACGGCGATCTAAGGATACGTGACTTCCAATCCTTACTCGCCGCCTATCCAAGTATTCTCATATTTGATGGCCTAGACGAAGTTCCCGCGTCGACAAATCGCGACCAAGTCCTAGGGGCTATTAAGGACTTCTGGGCTGACATAGCTTCTTCAAAGCTAACAGGCTCCGACATTGACGTCTTGGTCGTCGCCACCAGTCGGCCTCAGGGATATAATGAGGAATTCTCGCCCAAGTTTTATTCCCATCACTGGATGACCCACCTTTCCCCTAATCAAGCCATCGAATATGGAAGTAAGCTTGCAGAGGTTAGATTCAGCGGAGATGTTGACCGGGTAGAGAAGATTAAAAGGCGCATTCGTCGTGCAGCCGAAAACGAGGCGACTGCGCGTTTAATGCGAAGTCCTTTGCAAGTCACCATTCTAACGTTACTGTTAGACCGCATGGGACAACCCCCGCAGGAGCGTTGGCCTCTCTTTGACGAGTATTTTAAGCTGATTTACCATCGAGAGATCGAAAGGGATATTCCGGCCGCTGCGGTCTTGCGTGAGTATAAAACTGACATCATTACCGTTCATCGACAGGTCGGCCTCCTGCTGCAAGTTGAAGCGGAACGATCAGGCGGAACTGATGCGAAGCTGACAATTGGTCAATTCCAAAAGATTGTGGAGTGCCACCTTCACGAAGAGGGGCACGAGAGCGAAAGTCTTTCCACGCTTGTCGCATCCATTATCGAGGCCGCAGCACACCGACTAGTGTTTCTTGTCGGGCTCGAACAAGGCCAGGTTGGTTTTGAGATTCGCTCCCTGCAAGAGTTTATGGCCGCAGAAGGTCTGATGGCTGCTGATGACAAGATGACCCAAAATCGCTTGAAGGCCATAGCGGGAAATACCAACTGGCGCAATGTATTTCTCTTCGCCACGGGCAAGTGCTTTTTTGACCGTCAATATTTGCGTGACACTATTCATGCGGTTTGTAGCGAGCTTAATGATGATATCGAGGACAGGGTTGCTAGGTACACGCTTGCAGGCTCTGAACTAGCTCTTGACGTTCTGGAGGAAGGTTCCGCACGACGCCAGCCACGATGGAATCGAATGCTTACACGTACAGCCCTGAGGCTTTTAGATGATCAGTTCACAGATTGGGCACCTCGCCTCGCTAATGTATGGCAGAAGGAAACTTCGGACGTCTTCTTATCTGAAATACGTAGCAGAATTGGCGGTAGCGATCCGAATGCTGCAAACAATGCATGGGTATGTCTTAGCTACCTAGCAGAGCACGACGCAGATTTCGCGCTTCTTTTTGCGAATCTGCTCGATAGTCGAAATATTGATGAGGAGTTGTTCCAGACGCTCCTCGTGGATGGCAACCACGATTCAGCATCACTGAACGGGTTTTTGGCCGGGAGAATTCTTGATTACCCGGCCAGTGCTCTCGCTCGGGCCCAGGGACCAATACGTGTCGCGGGCCTAGACGATGCACGTCAAACGTGGGTCAGCACGCCATCAGCTCCTGATTGGCTCGGCCCATTAGCAAATCTACTCTGGTTTCCAAGCCGCAAAAGTGGAGATAAGTCAATCAGGATTACGAGTGGGCGCAAACTCCTGCTAGTGGGTCGATTTCCCCCAATCCTGCCGACACGCCTAAGTGAGGCAATCGACACGTTTCCAGGAGGAGATCAAGGCTGGGATGCTATTAGAGCATATCTCGACTTCATGAAATCTCCTAACAGTGACAACCTTGCTAAGGTTCTTATCTCGGCGGCGCGTGAGGCAGATTATTACGTAGTATTCAAAATCGCATCTTTGGCGCCATGGCCACTTGCAGAAGCGCTGATCGCGTTTTGGGATCCGGATAGCACGGAAGCTTTGGTAAGCGCCGCTAGCAGTGGTGCCTTGGGGGACATTGATGATTGGCTGACTTGGCAGCAGGATTGGTTTGGGCGTGGCGTGCATCTCCAGCAACTTCATGATGGAGATATTATGAGGAGTGGGATAGCTGGCAAGCCATGGTTCCCGATAAGGCTGCTAGAGAGGGAATCGCATAATATTCCATACCCTAAAGATCCGCGCAACCTTATAAATGCTGCAATCGAATCTCCTGCTGGGCGGGTTCGTGAATTCCTGGCCAGTATGGCCTTGTCGCCGAGAGGGAGGGCGTCTATTGTCTTCGACGCCAGTTTCGCTGCTCTCTTAGACGGCGTGTTTGAGACGTCTCCGATGCTTGGGGTGCAATTATTGTGCCAGGTGTCTCCTGATGCGTTAAGAAAAAGCAGATGGGTCGAAGCTATCGCGAAATCTATTCGCCGAAATAGCAGTCTACATCTCATGTTCTTGCACGATATCAACGAGCGTAGATACGGCGATATAATGCAGCAGGCTTGGCTTGATCACCCGCAAGAAAAAGAGCTGCTGTTGGCTCTCTCCTATGTTGGAAATAGTCTTGAGCCCCACGCGCTCTTCCTTGAAAAGCTTATAAAGCTCGACACGTCTGAGATTTCAATAGAAGTGCGGCTTGCGCGCATAATGCTGCTATTAAGGTGCGGTTATTGGAATGAATCATTGATTGCTGAGCTTCGTGAATGTGAGGAAGATAACCCGAAGGAGCTGTCTGAGGCTCTCCACATACTATTGCTGGCCTTCAGCTCGTCGGGTTCGGCTAAAGAGGACATTCTAGTCAATTTATACGAGTCCGGCATATTGCATACTAGATGGACGGGACTTGCAATCCGTATACTTAGAGAGAAAATGAGATCGCGTCAAAGTGTGCTCACCCGTATAGCAGCTTGGGGGGAGCTGGGATTTTCTAGAGAACTGTCTCAACTGATCGCTTCGGATTTCCAAGCTCGCAAATAA
- a CDS encoding XRE family transcriptional regulator, protein MQNGAFDPIELPDAVWDQDETREILKSRDIAGLFRIARKYGASQVRIGTATGLGQPRVNKILNGGGCIKELAVIERVANGLRLPDHARMLLGLAPLAGTPQAHEEDDEHEDQARELAALLDSTATIDPTTVMILRTDTNNLRLLDRRLGGVAIADKMLAQISQIQRAHRHSVRPGMRAELAHLLAETASLAGWQAINALALKDAWHHYEQAKAAAYEAEDPAVLAYVSGEQAYVLMELGRPAEAMELLQHVHAQHHTRVPARLRTWLSSAEAEAAAVLGDEATCRRALDQAVSLLPGGDADPDMPYLSINTHHLARWRGNCLVRFGDPATAEDLRSALAGMDGTYNRAESGVRCDLAHALLAAGDAEAAQPHIQRAQQLATMTGSRRQRRRINELAKAVNRGLGC, encoded by the coding sequence ATGCAAAATGGCGCGTTCGACCCAATTGAGCTACCCGATGCCGTCTGGGATCAGGACGAAACCCGGGAAATACTCAAAAGCCGCGACATTGCCGGACTTTTCAGGATCGCCCGAAAATACGGCGCCAGCCAGGTCCGCATCGGCACCGCCACCGGCCTGGGCCAGCCTCGCGTCAACAAAATCCTCAACGGGGGCGGCTGTATCAAGGAGCTCGCCGTCATCGAGCGCGTCGCCAACGGCCTGCGCCTGCCCGATCACGCCCGCATGCTCCTCGGCTTGGCCCCGCTCGCCGGTACACCCCAGGCCCACGAAGAGGACGACGAGCACGAAGACCAGGCCCGCGAACTCGCCGCACTGCTGGACAGCACGGCGACCATCGACCCGACCACGGTCATGATCCTGCGCACCGATACCAACAACCTGCGCCTTCTGGATCGGCGGCTCGGGGGAGTGGCCATCGCGGACAAGATGCTCGCGCAGATCTCGCAGATCCAGCGTGCACACCGTCACTCCGTACGCCCCGGTATGCGCGCCGAGCTCGCCCACCTCCTCGCCGAGACCGCGTCCCTGGCCGGCTGGCAGGCCATTAACGCTCTGGCCCTCAAGGACGCCTGGCACCACTACGAGCAGGCCAAGGCCGCCGCCTACGAAGCCGAGGATCCCGCTGTCCTGGCCTACGTCTCCGGCGAACAGGCCTATGTCCTGATGGAACTCGGCCGGCCTGCTGAGGCGATGGAGCTCCTTCAGCACGTGCACGCCCAGCATCACACCCGCGTACCCGCCCGACTCAGGACCTGGCTCTCATCCGCCGAAGCGGAAGCCGCTGCTGTCCTGGGCGATGAGGCCACCTGCCGCCGAGCCCTCGATCAGGCCGTCTCGCTGCTCCCCGGCGGGGACGCCGACCCGGACATGCCCTACCTGTCGATCAACACCCACCACCTGGCCCGCTGGCGCGGCAACTGCCTGGTTCGCTTCGGTGACCCCGCCACCGCCGAGGACCTGCGCTCAGCCCTGGCCGGGATGGACGGCACCTACAACCGCGCGGAGTCCGGCGTCCGCTGCGACCTCGCCCACGCCCTGCTCGCCGCCGGAGACGCCGAAGCCGCCCAGCCCCACATTCAGCGAGCCCAGCAGTTGGCCACCATGACCGGCAGCCGCCGGCAACGCCGTCGCATCAACGAACTGGCCAAGGCCGTCAACCGCGGTCTTGGTTGTTGA
- a CDS encoding GntR family transcriptional regulator, with protein sequence MDFAPPKYAQVMRTIQDRIESGEYAPGDMLPSETQLVRELGVGRTTVVRALQTLAMQGWIEREHGRGSFVKGRPQSAADRAHPSLTTAEQGESPNAVLEAGRVPAPRHIARLLGVAEKTPVVVRKRLARQADVISAVETVWVPLEHALGTDLDKPEPLRHGIRQHLQAVKHLRFDHITERINARPPTKEEAELLGSSGPVLGVLATVHDPAGNVLMVVSLALPGSLHELEDVFKVS encoded by the coding sequence ATGGATTTCGCCCCACCTAAATACGCGCAGGTCATGCGGACAATTCAGGACCGCATCGAGTCGGGCGAGTACGCCCCCGGCGACATGCTGCCGTCCGAAACCCAGCTCGTGCGCGAACTCGGCGTCGGCCGGACCACCGTCGTACGCGCGTTGCAGACCCTCGCCATGCAGGGATGGATCGAACGGGAGCACGGACGCGGCTCGTTCGTCAAAGGCCGCCCGCAGAGCGCGGCCGACCGTGCACACCCCAGCCTGACGACAGCAGAGCAGGGCGAGAGCCCGAACGCGGTCCTTGAAGCCGGAAGAGTTCCGGCTCCCCGCCATATCGCCCGGCTGCTCGGCGTCGCCGAGAAGACCCCCGTGGTCGTACGCAAACGGCTCGCCCGGCAAGCCGACGTGATCTCGGCGGTAGAGACCGTCTGGGTCCCCCTGGAACACGCCCTCGGCACGGACCTGGACAAGCCCGAACCCTTGCGGCACGGCATCCGCCAGCACCTCCAGGCCGTCAAACACCTGCGCTTCGACCACATCACCGAGCGGATCAACGCCCGCCCGCCCACCAAGGAAGAGGCCGAACTGCTCGGCTCGTCCGGGCCGGTCCTCGGCGTGCTGGCCACCGTGCACGACCCTGCCGGCAACGTGCTGATGGTGGTCAGCCTGGCCCTGCCGGGGAGCCTGCACGAGCTCGAAGATGTCTTCAAGGTGAGCTAA
- a CDS encoding NUDIX hydrolase: MADDAELTRWIVHGERLVYENRWVRLGLADVEIPGGERFEHHVVHLDRAAIAVVLDEQDRVLMMWRHRFVFDRWGWELPGGLIEAGEDPMVTALREVEEETGYRPKGLEPLVSYQPMAGMVDSEHMLFVGRGAELVGEPEGEVEADRIEWVPMSEIPGLVARGDIWTSGTLVGVLQAQVWLNNQDRG; encoded by the coding sequence GTGGCTGACGACGCTGAGCTGACGCGCTGGATAGTGCACGGAGAACGACTCGTCTACGAGAACCGGTGGGTCCGGTTGGGCCTGGCAGATGTGGAGATCCCTGGTGGGGAGCGGTTTGAGCATCATGTGGTGCACCTGGATCGGGCGGCGATCGCTGTCGTGCTGGATGAGCAGGACCGGGTGTTGATGATGTGGCGGCATCGGTTCGTGTTCGATCGGTGGGGGTGGGAGCTTCCCGGCGGGCTGATCGAGGCGGGTGAGGATCCGATGGTCACCGCTCTCCGGGAGGTGGAGGAGGAGACCGGGTATCGGCCGAAGGGCTTGGAGCCTCTGGTCTCGTATCAGCCAATGGCGGGGATGGTCGACTCCGAGCACATGCTGTTCGTTGGGCGTGGGGCTGAGCTGGTGGGCGAGCCTGAGGGTGAAGTAGAGGCCGACCGGATCGAGTGGGTCCCCATGAGCGAGATCCCGGGCTTGGTAGCCCGCGGGGACATCTGGACGTCGGGGACCTTGGTCGGGGTGCTGCAGGCGCAGGTGTGGCTCAACAACCAAGACCGCGGTTGA